In Candidatus Flexicrinis affinis, the following are encoded in one genomic region:
- a CDS encoding TIR domain-containing protein: MDQKTVFISYRRSASKHLARSIYQDLKMNGWDAFLDVNTIDSGDFDRIILNQIGARAHFVLLVSAGAMERCTNPDDWLRREIAEAVRLGRNIVPILDEGADLERELRYLPDDLREIIRRKNGPPFSHYYFEATMEALRTRFLKTDADIEITAVPSEDEDEVRRRLDDVDRETRETSIMVLPAPFLWVPVPGDSGKAWTGEPFAIAKYPVTNAQYQLFVEAGGYNRMTGGRTPDGRRAPPKSGAVRASGMNRSGRCPISRWWA; the protein is encoded by the coding sequence GTGGATCAGAAAACGGTCTTCATCTCTTACCGCCGCTCCGCCAGCAAACATCTGGCACGGTCGATCTATCAAGACCTCAAGATGAACGGCTGGGACGCGTTCCTCGACGTCAACACCATCGACAGCGGCGATTTCGACCGCATCATCCTCAACCAGATCGGCGCGCGGGCGCACTTCGTACTGCTGGTGTCGGCCGGCGCCATGGAGCGCTGCACTAACCCCGACGACTGGCTCCGGCGCGAGATCGCCGAGGCGGTGCGGCTCGGGCGCAATATCGTGCCGATCCTCGACGAAGGCGCCGACCTCGAGCGCGAGCTGCGCTATCTGCCGGACGACCTGCGCGAGATCATCCGCCGCAAGAACGGCCCGCCGTTCTCGCATTACTACTTCGAAGCGACGATGGAAGCGCTGCGCACACGCTTCCTCAAAACCGACGCCGACATCGAGATCACGGCCGTCCCCAGCGAAGACGAGGACGAGGTTCGCCGCCGCCTGGACGATGTCGACCGCGAGACGCGCGAGACCAGCATCATGGTGCTGCCGGCGCCGTTTCTGTGGGTGCCGGTCCCCGGCGACTCCGGCAAGGCGTGGACGGGCGAGCCGTTCGCGATCGCCAAGTATCCGGTCACCAATGCGCAGTACCAGTTGTTCGTGGAAGCCGGCGGATACAACAGGATGACTGGTGGACGAACGCCGGATGGCAGGCGCGCGCCGCCGAAAAGTGGAGCGGTCCGCGCTTCTGGCATGAACCGGAGTGGTCGGTGCCCGATCAGCCGGTGGTGGGCGTGA
- a CDS encoding NAD(P)/FAD-dependent oxidoreductase yields MAETQVDVVVIGGGIAGLSAAAHLAEAGKRVVLFEQHDKPGGYYTSFVRRGIIFDITAHWTVAPADVNKMLADLNAPGIDFVHHPFIGQYFGPDSKHGIWLGNDRERFVRSIMHAYPSASRDSIDTLIDLSLKVEAEIAGAHFASPELMSPLGKIGMLVQVPLKLRRVMKYGSMPAEELLTSLFPGDALAGLRAAMYMLAPIKDFNAIGILLYIGFALRGKAYQPRGGAIAAAQAFAEAAHHNGAQLRCGETVTQILVEDRRVRGVVLQSGEVVKADCVVSAADIRQTFFNLMDRNLVPAEYQVKLETTPISSTFVIVSLVVDAKPADFGFEHMDAFYTDTADIAQALTPDDPARSLVSIQFPEFRDETADLSHYGVQLVALASFDFREQWASGDGHARTESYRAMKEKIAAELIARAEKYWPGLRDHIVEMDIATPLTMHAYTRNDQGASVGWSYTSKERWTQRVPFVEGLYLAGHWVGPSGVYNVAKSGKNAAELILKGR; encoded by the coding sequence GTGGCTGAGACTCAGGTTGACGTGGTGGTCATCGGCGGGGGAATTGCCGGGCTTTCGGCGGCAGCCCACTTGGCCGAAGCCGGCAAGCGCGTCGTGCTGTTCGAGCAGCACGACAAGCCCGGCGGATACTACACGTCGTTCGTGCGCCGCGGCATCATCTTCGACATCACCGCCCACTGGACGGTCGCCCCGGCGGACGTCAACAAGATGCTCGCGGACCTCAACGCGCCGGGCATCGACTTTGTGCACCATCCGTTCATCGGGCAGTACTTCGGCCCCGATTCCAAGCACGGCATCTGGCTCGGCAACGACCGCGAGCGCTTCGTGCGCTCGATCATGCACGCGTATCCAAGCGCTAGCCGAGACTCGATCGATACGCTGATCGATCTGTCGCTCAAGGTCGAAGCCGAGATTGCGGGCGCGCACTTCGCCAGCCCCGAGCTGATGTCTCCGCTGGGCAAGATCGGGATGTTGGTGCAGGTTCCCCTCAAGCTCAGGCGCGTCATGAAGTACGGCAGCATGCCGGCCGAAGAACTCTTGACGTCGCTGTTCCCCGGGGACGCGCTGGCGGGCCTGCGCGCGGCGATGTACATGCTCGCGCCGATCAAAGACTTCAACGCGATCGGGATTCTCCTGTACATAGGCTTCGCGCTGCGGGGCAAAGCGTATCAGCCGCGCGGCGGTGCGATCGCGGCGGCACAGGCGTTCGCTGAAGCGGCACACCACAACGGCGCCCAACTGCGATGCGGCGAAACCGTCACGCAAATCCTCGTCGAAGATCGGCGCGTGCGCGGCGTCGTGCTGCAAAGCGGCGAGGTGGTGAAGGCGGACTGTGTAGTGTCCGCCGCGGACATCCGGCAGACGTTCTTCAACCTCATGGATCGCAACCTCGTCCCGGCAGAGTATCAAGTCAAACTCGAAACGACGCCGATCTCCAGCACGTTTGTCATCGTTTCGCTGGTGGTCGACGCGAAGCCGGCGGACTTCGGCTTCGAGCACATGGACGCCTTTTACACCGATACGGCGGACATCGCGCAGGCGCTGACCCCGGACGACCCCGCCCGATCGCTCGTCTCGATCCAGTTCCCGGAATTCCGGGACGAAACAGCCGATCTATCGCACTACGGCGTACAACTGGTCGCGCTGGCCTCGTTCGACTTCCGCGAGCAGTGGGCCTCCGGTGACGGCCACGCCCGCACCGAGTCGTATCGTGCGATGAAGGAGAAGATTGCGGCGGAACTGATCGCCCGCGCAGAGAAATACTGGCCGGGTCTGCGCGATCACATCGTCGAGATGGACATCGCCACCCCGCTGACGATGCATGCCTACACGCGCAACGATCAAGGCGCGTCGGTCGGGTGGAGCTACACGAGCAAGGAGCGCTGGACACAGCGAGTACCGTTCGTGGAGGGCCTCTATCTTGCCGGGCACTGGGTCGGGCCGTCGGGCGTCTACAACGTGGCGAAGTCCGGCAAGAACGCCGCCGAACTCATCTTGAAAGGCCGATAA
- a CDS encoding isoprenylcysteine carboxylmethyltransferase family protein — protein sequence MFARAIAAFLMLPGVFMFAVPVVLAAATGPAQIVQPFGLIPVVVGTAGALWCARDFYVRGKGTPAPWMPPTALVIAGLYRYTRNPMYGSGVLIVTGWAIAFGSLVVAGYAALIAVAFHLRLVQYEEPVLARTFGPAWEDYKRRVPRWLGRHTPIS from the coding sequence ATGTTCGCGCGGGCGATCGCCGCGTTTCTAATGCTGCCGGGCGTGTTCATGTTTGCCGTGCCGGTCGTGCTCGCTGCCGCCACCGGCCCCGCGCAGATCGTCCAACCCTTCGGCCTGATTCCGGTCGTCGTGGGCACCGCCGGGGCGCTGTGGTGCGCCCGCGACTTCTACGTGCGCGGCAAGGGCACGCCCGCGCCGTGGATGCCGCCGACCGCGCTTGTGATCGCCGGGCTGTACCGCTACACACGCAACCCGATGTATGGCTCCGGCGTGCTGATCGTCACGGGCTGGGCGATCGCGTTCGGGTCGCTGGTCGTGGCGGGGTACGCGGCGCTGATTGCTGTCGCATTTCATCTGCGCCTCGTGCAGTACGAGGAGCCGGTGCTGGCGCGGACGTTCGGCCCGGCGTGGGAGGACTACAAGCGCCGCGTCCCGCGCTGGTTGGGACGGCACACGCCCATCTCGTGA
- a CDS encoding formylglycine-generating enzyme family protein: MPDQPVVGVSWYEAVAFCLWLSSTTGESIMLPTDPQWQYAAQGDDGRAYPWGDAWDCGRCRNSVAPCESDAASIVTAYEGKGDSPFGVVDMAGNVWEWTVTDYDSNSGDPHAEAKTRILRGGSWDDGKPEIFRCDHRNRFGPNLRSYFNGFRVCRSGGPAG; this comes from the coding sequence GTGCCCGATCAGCCGGTGGTGGGCGTGAGCTGGTACGAGGCAGTCGCGTTCTGTCTCTGGCTGAGCAGCACGACCGGCGAGTCGATCATGCTGCCGACCGACCCGCAGTGGCAGTACGCCGCGCAGGGCGACGACGGCCGTGCTTATCCGTGGGGCGATGCGTGGGACTGCGGCAGGTGCCGGAATTCGGTCGCGCCGTGCGAGTCCGACGCCGCGTCGATCGTCACCGCGTACGAAGGCAAGGGCGACAGCCCGTTCGGGGTGGTCGATATGGCCGGCAACGTATGGGAGTGGACCGTCACCGACTACGACTCCAACAGCGGCGATCCTCACGCCGAGGCCAAAACGCGCATCCTGCGGGGCGGCTCATGGGACGACGGCAAGCCGGAGATTTTCCGCTGCGATCACCGCAACCGCTTCGGCCCGAACCTGCGCAGTTACTTCAACGGATTCCGCGTCTGCCGATCCGGCGGGCCAGCGGGGTAG
- a CDS encoding reductive dehalogenase produces the protein MTAGSNSRLSRRSFLKNIGMTGAAIGVAGVSGLTAAGKTLGTTMSGGVTRRPWWVRQVSEPTTSIDWDAIQPFNAASNNLATDGLGRYASADENGRLEALSDANALARMIADEPGYTHKDIALSNAFRNARDLTPRSFLGPRSSPRPEDMGVERWHGTPEENTRILKVAMQQMGAALVGVVELNDRTRKLIYGVDNDGKRIEFENVEQAYEDDEKRVIPYSARWAVVYAVQMSEIALRRAPTKIAQMSTAEAYQRGLTIQNNTQEFLRGLGYQGLGEARLNGLGIAPAFAVLAGLGELSRLNRVITPEFGPMVRLFKLVTDLPLVPDTPIDAGIARFCRVCKKCAEACPPSALSFETDPTWEPAGEWNSRGHQAWFEDSLRCKRYWLEELGTNCGICFSVCPFSKANRSFMHDLVRMQIAAYPELDNLTRNLDDAFGYGIQKDPASWWDIDLPEFGIDTHKD, from the coding sequence ATGACAGCCGGCAGCAACTCTAGATTAAGCCGTCGCAGCTTCCTCAAGAACATCGGCATGACTGGCGCGGCGATCGGCGTCGCCGGAGTGTCCGGACTCACCGCAGCGGGCAAAACGCTCGGGACGACGATGTCGGGGGGCGTGACGCGCCGTCCGTGGTGGGTACGTCAGGTGAGCGAGCCGACGACCAGCATCGATTGGGACGCCATTCAGCCCTTCAACGCGGCGTCGAATAATCTTGCTACCGACGGGCTGGGCCGCTACGCCAGCGCCGATGAGAACGGGCGGCTCGAAGCGTTGTCGGACGCCAATGCGTTGGCCCGGATGATCGCTGACGAGCCGGGGTATACGCATAAGGACATCGCGCTCTCCAACGCGTTTCGGAATGCGCGCGATCTGACGCCGCGTAGTTTTCTGGGCCCGCGCAGCTCGCCGCGCCCGGAAGATATGGGGGTCGAGCGCTGGCACGGCACGCCGGAGGAGAATACCCGTATCCTCAAGGTCGCCATGCAGCAGATGGGGGCGGCCCTCGTCGGCGTCGTGGAGCTCAACGACCGCACCCGCAAGCTGATCTACGGGGTCGACAACGACGGCAAGCGGATCGAGTTCGAGAACGTCGAACAGGCGTATGAGGACGACGAGAAGCGTGTCATTCCTTACAGCGCGCGCTGGGCCGTCGTGTACGCCGTGCAGATGTCGGAGATCGCGCTGCGCCGCGCGCCGACAAAGATCGCCCAAATGTCCACGGCCGAAGCGTATCAGCGCGGCCTGACGATCCAGAATAACACGCAGGAATTCCTGCGCGGGTTGGGTTATCAGGGCTTGGGCGAGGCTCGGCTAAACGGTCTCGGCATTGCACCGGCGTTTGCCGTACTGGCCGGCTTGGGCGAGCTGTCCCGCCTGAACCGGGTCATCACGCCGGAGTTCGGGCCGATGGTGCGGCTGTTCAAGCTGGTCACCGACCTGCCGCTCGTGCCGGATACCCCCATCGACGCCGGGATCGCACGCTTCTGCCGCGTGTGCAAGAAGTGCGCAGAAGCCTGTCCGCCCAGCGCGCTCAGCTTCGAGACCGACCCGACGTGGGAGCCTGCCGGCGAGTGGAACAGCCGTGGCCATCAGGCGTGGTTCGAGGATTCGCTGCGCTGCAAGCGCTACTGGCTCGAGGAACTCGGCACCAACTGCGGGATCTGCTTCTCCGTCTGCCCCTTCTCCAAGGCCAACCGCAGCTTCATGCACGATCTCGTGCGGATGCAGATCGCCGCGTATCCCGAGCTCGACAACCTCACCCGCAACCTCGACGACGCCTTCGGCTACGGGATTCAGAAAGACCCGGCAAGCTGGTGGGATATCGATCTGCCGGAGTTCGGGATCGACACGCACAAGGACTGA
- a CDS encoding HAMP domain-containing protein, producing the protein MGTALRQFTVWGAFWSWAGRVPLRQKIMGIIVAPLLILGLTIAWWVSNQLGGWLSYLLSEERVAQAMGVGMRSVALITFAAALLGLGIGSFLTWFLTRPLLDMTFVARKVKDGDLSIRAPVWASDEIGELGRAFNDMIASLDASYRELERSNTELVHRNQELAVLYQLADMASKSFAIDDVASAGLRQAMTNVGASAGLIVLFAGEDLSLCASQGLPDEFVDAARECLPTYEFEHDDRSLDWGGLVVVAVEQQTHRAPELAEQSRKLGKQTLLLAPIHAQAGRLGMLVLLHDDPYRASQLHRQLVSGICNQIGVTVQNYQLWEELRRKERLRLQLLNKVVSAQEEERQRISRELHDETGQALTSLLVQLKILEQSGDVTDIHARVSRIRQLTQQTLQEVRRLAAALRPAALDDLGLVSALEGYIYDYAGKSSIAVDFQTHHMDDVRLPRDMEIVLYRVIQESLTNVLRHAEAKHVDVMIAREGSTVRASVKDDGRGFDADTVMSGKERGLGLLGMQERIELLGGRFHLQSGRGRGTRIDVELDVPEGELVESRHVG; encoded by the coding sequence GTGGGCACGGCGTTGAGACAGTTCACCGTATGGGGCGCGTTCTGGTCGTGGGCCGGGCGGGTTCCGCTTCGTCAGAAAATCATGGGGATCATCGTCGCCCCGTTGTTGATTCTGGGTCTCACCATCGCATGGTGGGTGTCCAATCAACTGGGCGGATGGTTGTCCTACCTCCTCAGCGAGGAGCGGGTCGCGCAGGCGATGGGCGTCGGCATGCGGTCGGTCGCCCTGATTACGTTCGCCGCGGCGCTGCTGGGCCTCGGGATCGGTTCGTTCCTGACGTGGTTTCTCACGCGCCCGCTGCTCGACATGACGTTCGTCGCCCGCAAGGTCAAAGACGGCGATCTGTCTATTCGCGCGCCGGTGTGGGCCTCCGACGAAATCGGCGAATTGGGCCGCGCCTTCAACGATATGATTGCGAGCCTCGACGCGTCCTACCGCGAGCTTGAGCGCTCCAACACCGAACTCGTACACCGCAATCAAGAACTCGCCGTCCTCTATCAGCTGGCCGACATGGCAAGCAAGTCGTTTGCCATCGACGACGTCGCGTCCGCCGGTCTCCGTCAGGCCATGACCAACGTTGGCGCGTCGGCTGGGCTGATCGTGCTGTTTGCGGGGGAAGATCTCTCGCTGTGCGCGAGCCAAGGCTTGCCCGACGAGTTTGTCGACGCGGCGCGCGAGTGCCTGCCGACCTACGAGTTCGAGCATGACGACCGGTCGCTCGACTGGGGCGGCCTCGTCGTCGTGGCCGTCGAGCAGCAGACCCACCGCGCACCGGAGCTTGCCGAACAGAGCCGCAAGCTGGGCAAGCAAACGCTGCTGCTGGCCCCGATCCACGCGCAAGCCGGCCGCCTCGGCATGCTGGTCCTGCTCCACGACGATCCGTACCGCGCGTCGCAGCTGCACCGGCAGCTCGTCAGCGGTATCTGCAACCAGATCGGCGTGACGGTTCAGAATTATCAACTGTGGGAAGAACTGCGGCGTAAGGAACGCCTGCGCCTTCAACTGCTCAACAAAGTCGTGTCAGCGCAGGAGGAAGAGCGCCAGCGCATCAGCCGCGAGCTGCACGACGAGACCGGTCAGGCGCTCACGTCGCTGCTCGTACAGCTCAAGATCCTCGAGCAAAGCGGCGATGTCACGGACATCCATGCGCGCGTGAGCCGCATCCGGCAGTTGACCCAACAGACGTTGCAAGAAGTCCGGCGGCTGGCAGCGGCGCTGCGGCCGGCGGCGCTCGACGACCTCGGGCTGGTCTCTGCGCTGGAGGGTTACATCTACGACTATGCCGGAAAGTCCAGCATCGCGGTTGACTTCCAGACGCATCACATGGACGACGTTCGTCTGCCCCGCGATATGGAGATCGTGTTATATCGCGTGATTCAGGAATCATTGACGAACGTACTGCGCCATGCCGAAGCCAAGCACGTCGACGTGATGATCGCGCGCGAGGGCAGCACGGTTCGCGCGTCGGTGAAGGACGACGGGCGCGGGTTCGACGCGGATACCGTGATGTCCGGCAAAGAGCGCGGGTTGGGCCTGTTGGGCATGCAGGAGCGCATCGAGCTGCTGGGCGGGCGCTTCCACCTCCAGTCCGGGCGTGGTCGCGGCACGCGAATCGACGTGGAACTGGACGTTCCTGAAGGAGAGTTGGTGGAGAGTCGCCATGTCGGATAA
- a CDS encoding response regulator transcription factor, translating to MSDKTIRIVLADDHAVLRAGLRVLLNAEPDITVVGEAGDGAEALAIVDQQTPDILVLDLMMPNVKGIDIIEQVIRKHPKTRVLVLTMHAESQYIRHVVKAGVAGYVLKSSADTELIKAIRAVASGQNYLTPEATQVLMHDYRELDRDDAGAAPPSGLDLLSEREREVMVMTALGYSSREIGELLFISPKSVDTYRQRLMDKLQLESRAELVQYALKNGMLESK from the coding sequence ATGTCGGATAAGACGATACGCATTGTCTTGGCAGACGATCATGCCGTGCTGCGGGCGGGGCTGCGCGTCCTGCTTAACGCCGAGCCGGACATTACCGTCGTCGGCGAGGCAGGCGACGGGGCCGAGGCCCTCGCAATCGTCGATCAGCAGACGCCGGATATTCTCGTGCTCGACCTGATGATGCCCAACGTCAAGGGCATCGACATCATCGAGCAGGTCATCCGCAAACACCCTAAGACGCGCGTACTGGTGTTGACGATGCACGCGGAATCGCAGTACATCCGGCATGTCGTCAAGGCTGGCGTGGCCGGCTATGTGCTCAAAAGCAGCGCCGACACCGAACTGATCAAGGCGATCCGCGCCGTGGCATCCGGCCAAAATTACCTGACGCCGGAAGCCACGCAAGTGCTCATGCACGACTACCGCGAATTGGATCGCGACGACGCCGGGGCGGCTCCGCCGTCCGGCCTCGACCTCTTGAGCGAACGCGAGCGCGAAGTCATGGTGATGACGGCACTGGGTTACAGCAGCAGGGAGATCGGCGAGCTGCTGTTCATCAGCCCGAAGTCGGTCGACACTTACCGGCAGCGCCTGATGGACAAACTGCAGCTAGAGAGCCGCGCCGAGCTGGTTCAATACGCGCTCAAGAACGGGATGCTGGAGTCGAAATGA
- a CDS encoding GNAT family N-acetyltransferase: MSNSTVELSPRERAIIVETAEQAMWRSSWNGTPAQLREQLDMHLYEVGGASATVIGTFPVAFFNRVLGLGIHEPATESLVDELIAIYSQYDVPRSISLSPLAQPSGVADWLTARGFKHTSSHAKVLRGREDPPTIATDLRIERVGPHNAAVFAQVNRHAFGMPDWYEIMAERLFDQANFHGYIAYDGDTPAGSGLLYVSGDVGGLYSGATLPEYRRRGAQGAIMAQRIRDGIDLGCRWFTTETDVETPDAPNPSYHNMLRTGFELVYERPTYEYQPGD, translated from the coding sequence ATGAGCAACTCAACCGTCGAACTAAGCCCGCGAGAACGCGCCATCATCGTGGAAACAGCCGAGCAGGCGATGTGGAGGTCAAGCTGGAACGGCACCCCTGCACAGCTTCGTGAGCAGCTCGACATGCATCTTTACGAGGTGGGAGGGGCATCTGCGACAGTCATCGGCACGTTCCCGGTCGCCTTCTTCAACCGTGTACTTGGCCTCGGGATTCACGAGCCCGCCACGGAGTCGTTGGTGGATGAACTCATCGCCATTTACAGCCAATACGACGTGCCGCGGTCGATCTCGCTCAGCCCGCTCGCGCAGCCATCCGGCGTGGCGGACTGGCTGACAGCTCGCGGATTCAAGCACACGTCAAGCCACGCCAAGGTGCTGCGCGGTCGGGAAGATCCTCCCACCATAGCAACCGACCTCCGGATTGAGCGCGTCGGTCCGCACAACGCGGCGGTGTTTGCACAGGTCAATCGGCACGCGTTCGGAATGCCGGACTGGTACGAGATCATGGCGGAACGCTTGTTTGATCAGGCCAATTTCCACGGCTATATCGCGTATGACGGCGATACGCCTGCCGGTTCGGGCCTTCTGTACGTGTCGGGAGACGTAGGCGGTCTCTACAGCGGCGCCACCCTGCCGGAGTACCGGCGGCGCGGCGCGCAGGGTGCCATCATGGCCCAGCGTATTCGTGACGGTATCGATCTCGGCTGTCGCTGGTTCACAACAGAAACCGATGTGGAGACACCAGACGCCCCCAACCCGTCGTATCACAATATGCTGCGCACCGGCTTTGAGCTCGTCTACGAGCGCCCGACCTACGAGTATCAGCCCGGGGACTAA